The following is a genomic window from Photobacterium sp. GJ3.
GGTTGCCATCACGGTCACATCGGCTGGGGGCTGAATCACAGGTGGCTGACTGTGAGACGATTCAATCATGACTTTGACCTGACCGATCTGAATGTCGCCTTCACCATCGCTGGCCCCATATTTCAGTGCGATCACACCCTGCTGATCCGTGGTCAGCAACACCTGTCCGTTCTGAATCGATGCGGTACCTTTTCCTGTCGTCACCCAATGCAGGCGCAACGGATTCTGATCGACATCTCTGTCATTGCTCAGCACATCCAGGTAATACCGGCCATCGGCACTGGCGGTCAGCTGATAGCTGTCCGACACAATCACCGGCAAATCATTCACCGGGGACACCGTAATCGACACGGTGTACACCGCTGACAGCCCCTCCCCATCTGTAACCTGATAAGTGAAGCTATCCGCGCCGAAGTAATCGGCCTGCGGCGTATACAGCCAGCCGCTACCTTGTTGCGTCAGGCTGCCATGCTGAGGCGACGCCCCAAGCACCAGACTCAGGGAAACACTGTCGACGTCCGTCATGGTGGGCAGAATTGCGAGATTCTGATCCTCCGCCAGCGTCACCGTCATGTCTTCACCCACCGGCGCATCGTTCACATTGACCACGGTAATGCTGAATGCAGGCAGTGACACGGTTTCCGTGCCATCTGTCACGCTGATCATCACGCCACTGCTCGTGCCGACATGACTGTTGTCCGGCGTTCCGGAAAGCTGACCGTTCTGGCTGTTGAAGCTGGCCCAGACCGGCAGATTCTGAATGCTGAAGGTCAGTGCATCCCCATCAATATCCGTCACCTGAGGCAAGAAGCCGTAATGGCTGTCTTCCAGGACTTCCGTGGGTGGCAGCCCCGTCAGGACGGGTGCGTCATTGACGTTATTCACCGTAATGGTGAACGCTGGCAGTGATGCAGACTGATCCCCGTCACTGACGCTGATCACCACGTTGGGATACTGGCCGACGGCATCGTTATCCGGCACGCCGGACAAACGGCCCGTCTGCGGATCAAAGCTGGCCCAGGCAGGCATATTCGTGACACTGAAGGTCAGCCCGTCATGTTCAATATCCGATGCCGTGGGCTGGAATGCATAAGTCTGATCCTGATCCACACTGAGCAAAGGCGTGCCACTGATGGTCGGTGCATCATTGACCGTATCGACAATCACAGACACGGTCGCGACATTCGAGGCGCTGCCCTCGTTATCCGCAATCGTATAGGTAAAGCTGTCATTTCCGGACTGATTCTCATCCGGGGTATAGCGCAGACTGCCGTTCCCCAAATCCTGCAATTGGCCCATCTGTGGCGGCGTCTGAATCTGAATGGCATTCAGATCCAGCGTCCCGTCCAGATCGCTGTCATTGCCGCTGACCGCGATATCAACCGGGGTGTCCTCCTGCGTCGTCGCCTGATCGGCATTGGCAACCGGCGCATCATTCACCGCCTGAACCGTCATGGTCACAGTCGCGATATTCGACCATGCCTCCAGATCATCTTTCACCCGATAGGTGAACTGATCCTCACCGCTGAAATTGGCTGCCGGGGTATAGACCACTGCACCATTGCTTTCAACGGTCACGCTGCCCTCGCCAGGTTGAGTGTCAATCGTCAGCGTTCCGGCCTGAATCGTGCCATCAATATCTTGATCATTCCCCAGCACATTCACTGTATGAGGCGTATCTTCCAGCAGCGTCGCGGTATCATCCGCGACCACAGGCGCATCGTTGACGCTGACAACCGTGACAGAAACCGTTGCTGGCTGTGAAGTTGCCCCCAGGTCGTCCTGCACCACATAGGTGAAGCTGTCGCTGCCAAAGAAATTCGCACTGGGGGTATAGGTCACCTGTCCATTGGCATCGATGCTGGTCTGCCCGTGCTGGGGCTGAGTGATCACCTGTACCGTACTGACATTGAGTGAGCCATCAATATCACTGTCATTGGCCAGCACATCAATCACACCACTTTCATCCTCATTCGTTGCCAGACCATCCGCCACCGTGATCGGGGCATCATTCACCCCTGCCACGTTCACCGTCACCTGAGCGGTATTGGACACCAGCCCGGTGCTGTCCTGAACGGTATAACTCAGGGTATCCGTGCCCACATAATTCGCCCCCGGTTGATAGTGAATCTTGCCGTTCTCAACCGTCGCGGCACCATGGGTGGGCTGTGTCACCACAGTCAGCGAAGCTGCGTTTAGCGTATCCCCTGTATCCACATCGCTGTCGTTCGCCAGCACATCCAGCACCACCAATGTATCTTCATCTGTGCTGCCGACATCAGCCGTTGCCACCGGCGCATCAGCAACAGGTGTCACTGTCACGGTGACTGTCGCCGGAGAAGAGACAGCGCCGTAGATATCCTGAACCTGATAGGTCAAGGTGTCTGTCCCGGCGAAATTCGCATCCGGCGTATACGTTATGGTGCCTGTCCCGGTATTGATGCTGGTGGCTCCATGCAAAGGTGCTGTCACGACGGTGACACTGGCCGCATTCAGAGCGCTGTCTGCATCACTGTCGTTCGATAGCACATCAATCGCAATCAGGTGATCTTCCGAAACAGAGACCACATCGTCGGCTGCAACCGGTGCGAGGTTGGCAATGGTGAAGTGATAGACCGAATCACCGCTGATACCGGCAAAGGCATTGCCCGCCATATCGGTTATCGCATCGTTCGTCATGGTGACGTAGTAAGCATGTGTCGGTGTGAAAGTGGTACTCGGATCCACCACCAGCTGATTGCCAGAAATGCTCACCTCGAGGTCAGACATTTCGTATGTCGCCAGCGTTGTTGCATCCGTGGCATCGATCAGACTCAGCGTGCCAGAGGGGTCACCAGTCTGAATGTCCTCGCTGAAAGTCAGGGTCAGATTGCTGTTGTAGCTGACGTTCGTCGCATCATTAGCCGGATTCAATTGGGTGATATGCGGCGCGATGCCGTCATAGCTCACCGCCAACTGAATCGCAGCCAGATTTCCGTTGCCATTTGGATCGGTAAATCGGCCACTGGCGATATCCAGCGTGATATTCCCGTCGGTCACCGGCGTCAGCGTTGCACTAAAGCTGCTCCCACTTCCGGTAAAGCCCGACAACGTCCCGCCACTCACCGTGACATCTGCCGCTTCAAAATCTGTACTGTCTTCGGTCAATGTAAAGGTGATGTTCGCGGTTTCGCCCTGTTTTAACGCGGATTTGTCCGAGTTGATGGTCACACTTGGCAGTACAGTATCCACACTGAGAGTAAGCTGGACAGCGGCTGTATTGCCATTCCCTGCGGCATCGGTAAACCTGTTCGCCGCAACATCGATGGTGCCGCCCGTCGTACTGTTCGCGTCAGGTGTAAAGGTCGCACTGTAGCTGGTGCCACTGCCGGTGAAATTCGTCAGCGTACCTCCGGAAACTGTCACATCTCCGGTGGCAAAATCGCTGCTGCTTTCGCTCAGCGTAAAGGTCAGGGTCGCGGTTTCGCCCTGCTTCAAAGCTGTTTTATCGCTGGAGATATTCACCGTTGGCAACTGCGTATCCACACTGATTGCCAACTGAGAAGCGGCTGTATTCGCGTTTCCTGCGGCGTCGGTAAAGACACCCGCGGCCACATTCACCGTCGCGCCAGCCGTACTGTTCGCGTCAGGTGTAAAGGTCGCACTGTAGCTGGTGCCACTGCCGGTGAAATTCGTCAGCGCACCACCAGAGACAATCACATCTCCGGCAGCAAAATCGCTGCTGCTTTCGCTCAGCGTAAAGGTCAGAGTCGCGGTTTCGCCCTGCTTCAAAGCTGTTTTATCGCTGGAGATATTCACCGTTGGCAACTGCGTATCCACACTGATTGCCAACTGAGAAGCGGCTGTGTTCGTGTTCCCTGCGGCGTCGGTAAAGACACCCGCGGCCACATTCACCGTCGCGCCAGCCGTACTGTTCGCGTCAGGTGTGAAGGTCGCACTGTAGCTGGTGCCACTGCCGGTGAAATTCGCCAGCACACCACCAGAGACAATCACATCTCCGGCTGCAAAATCGCTGCTGCTTTCGCTCAGCGTAAAGGTCAGAGTCGCAGTTTCGCCCTGCTTCAAAGCTGTTTTATCGCTGGAGATATTCACCGTTGGCAACTGCGTATCCACACTGATTGCCAGCTGAGACGCGGCTGTGTTCGTGTTTCCTGCGGCGTCGCTAAAGACACCCGCGGCCACATTCACCGTCGCGCCAGCCGTACTGTTCGCGTCAGGTGTAAAGGCCGCACTGTAGCTGGTGCCACTGCCGGTGAAATTCGTCAGCGCACCACCAGAGACAATCACATCTCCGGCGGTAAAATCGCTGCTGCTTTCGCTCAGCGTAAAGGTCAGAGTCGCGGTTTCGCCCTGCTTCAAAGCAGATTTGTCGCTGGAGATATTCACCGTTGGCTGAACCGTATCTACCGCAATACTGAGTTGCGTTGCCGCTGTATTCCCGTTCCCTGCGGCGTCGGTAAACTGGTTGGCGGATACATTGATTGTTCCACTGGTGGCATTCACGGCGGGGTGTAAGTCGCGGTATAGACCATGCCGCTACCGCTAAAGCTTGACAGGGTGCCTCCGGCGGTTGTGACATCAGCGACAGCAAAGTCAGTACTGCTTTCACTCAGTGTGAAAGTCAGCGTTGCGCTTTCTCCGGCTTTCAGGGCTGGCTTATCGCTGCTAATCGCCACGGTTGGCCGGGCAGTATCCACGGCGATCGACACTTGCGTGGCCGCTGTATTGGCGTTCCCTGCGGCATCGGTAAAGATACCGGCAGGTAAATTCAGGGTTGCTGTGGTTTCTGTGTCCGGATCGGGTGTAAAGATCGCAGAATAATTCAGTCCAACGCCTGTGAAATTAGATAAGGATCCACCGGAAACAACAACATCAGACACAATAAAATTAGAACTGATCTCACTGAGCGTGACTGATATCAGTGACGTTTCTCCGGATTTCAATGTGTTTTTGCTGCTGGTAAAACCTGAGATGCCGGGCTGAAGCGTATCCAGCGTTGCAGTATTCGTCACGGCTGAAGCCGTATTCCCTGCGCTATCCGTGAGCGTGGCAGATAACGTCAGCAAACCGTCGGACAAACCGCTCAGATTCAGTCCCGTGACAGACTGGGATGCATTGCTGATCGACCCCGATCCTGTCACGTGCGGTCCACCACCACTGGAACTGATGGTATAGGCGAAATCTGTGCCCACCTCCGCTGAGGCAAAGGTAAAGGATGCCGCAGCAACATCGGCACTGGTATAAAACAGCTGACCAAAGGCGACGCTTTGCCCGGTCGGCACCACCTGATCAATGGTGACATTCAGGGCGGAAGATGCCGGGCTGTCATTGATCCCATCTGTCGCCGTGGCCGTGAATGCATGCGTGACGTTCGATGCCAGAGCGCTGATGGTGATGCTCCAGTTCCCTCCTATGGCAGTCGCTGAGCCGATCTCTGTTCCCCCAGCCTGATTACTGAAAAGCTTGACTGTACTGCCTGCATCCGCGGTGCCGGTAAAGGTCAGCGTGGTGAGATTCGTGAGGTTATCACTGTCGGAGGTACCGCTGTCTGATCCAGCGGACAAATCCGGTGTGGAAGGTGCCGGAGGTGCGACATCATCTGCCACGGTAACCGAGAAGGTTTTTTGAAAGGTCGTCGTGCCATCGTGAGTCTGTATACAAACGTTGTAGTTCCCTGCCGACAAAGCACTCCCGGTCTCCAGTGTCGCACTATTGATTTGAAACTGGCTATTCGCTGCATCTGAGGTACAACTGCCAGACGCACTAGTGCCTTGCGAAACCAGTAAATAACTGTGTGTGTCCCCGCTGTCTGCATCTGTCGTCGACAAGGTGCCCACATCGGCGCCGGATGCGGTCGCAGACTGATTGATGCTGGTTGACGTCAGACTGATATTGGTCGGGGCGCTGTTGGATGGCGCCGAGTTACACTCACTATCCGTTGAGCATATTTTGCCGTCATAGGGCCCGCCATAACAGATACCTTCATAACACTCCCAGGCAGCATTCATCGCTTCACCAGCGCGACTACCTGTCCCCGTTCGGGAACCCGGACCGACGATTCCGGTTGTGAGTTCACCAACAACCCGCTTTCCTGCCTGAATCCCTTTTTTAAGGTGATTGGTTTGTTCCAAAAAGGTATTCAGATCAAATTCCAGACCAGCGTTCGGCTGCATTTCTGTGCTGACAAAAGCCGTCTGAGTTTCGCCCGGTCGGGATTGTTTTGGAGTAGAAAGGGGTTCTTCAGCAGAAGCGGCGGCAATCAATAAATGACTCCCCGCCAACCCTAGCGCCAGTGAGGTTATCCAGCGAGCCACATCCTTTTGAACGGGGTGAAGTGACAATGACTCTGCACTCACTTCATCCGAGCATGTGAATAGCCGTCGCGTAGCCTGAGCCAGATGCGACATCATCTGTCCGTTGATCATAGTCTGCCTGCAATCATGTGATACGAAAGGTGCGCTGTTCGTTTCACTTCATCCATTGATAGAACGAACAGAAACCCGGCTCATGAATTAATATTTCAATGCAACCTGTCGCTATTGAATCAGAAGACTATGAGTGTGCAAGAAAGTCACGCCAAAAACATGACAAAAAGGAATATCCAGAAGTTAAAAATGTGCCAAAGCGCAATATTCAATGCGCAAAGAAATCTTTCATTTCATCAGATTGTATCTCAACAAACCGCGGTGCGGCGCTTCCGAAGAGGAGCTCAACATCATAAATCTGATTCAGAGCGCCAGAAAACGTCAGACGAGCAATTTCATTGCGATCCCGAAGATCGATCACTATCACACCAGAAGCCAGC
Proteins encoded in this region:
- a CDS encoding tandem-95 repeat protein; the encoded protein is MNATSGTINVSANQFTDAAGNGNTAATQLSIAVDTVQPTVNISSDKSALKQGETATLTFTLSESSSDFTAGDVIVSGGALTNFTGSGTSYSAAFTPDANSTAGATVNVAAGVFSDAAGNTNTAASQLAISVDTQLPTVNISSDKTALKQGETATLTFTLSESSSDFAAGDVIVSGGVLANFTGSGTSYSATFTPDANSTAGATVNVAAGVFTDAAGNTNTAASQLAISVDTQLPTVNISSDKTALKQGETATLTFTLSESSSDFAAGDVIVSGGALTNFTGSGTSYSATFTPDANSTAGATVNVAAGVFTDAAGNANTAASQLAISVDTQLPTVNISSDKTALKQGETATLTFTLSESSSDFATGDVTVSGGTLTNFTGSGTSYSATFTPDANSTTGGTIDVAANRFTDAAGNGNTAAVQLTLSVDTVLPSVTINSDKSALKQGETANITFTLTEDSTDFEAADVTVSGGTLSGFTGSGSSFSATLTPVTDGNITLDIASGRFTDPNGNGNLAAIQLAVSYDGIAPHITQLNPANDATNVSYNSNLTLTFSEDIQTGDPSGTLSLIDATDATTLATYEMSDLEVSISGNQLVVDPSTTFTPTHAYYVTMTNDAITDMAGNAFAGISGDSVYHFTIANLAPVAADDVVSVSEDHLIAIDVLSNDSDADSALNAASVTVVTAPLHGATSINTGTGTITYTPDANFAGTDTLTYQVQDIYGAVSSPATVTVTVTPVADAPVATADVGSTDEDTLVVLDVLANDSDVDTGDTLNAASLTVVTQPTHGAATVENGKIHYQPGANYVGTDTLSYTVQDSTGLVSNTAQVTVNVAGVNDAPITVADGLATNEDESGVIDVLANDSDIDGSLNVSTVQVITQPQHGQTSIDANGQVTYTPSANFFGSDSFTYVVQDDLGATSQPATVSVTVVSVNDAPVVADDTATLLEDTPHTVNVLGNDQDIDGTIQAGTLTIDTQPGEGSVTVESNGAVVYTPAANFSGEDQFTYRVKDDLEAWSNIATVTMTVQAVNDAPVANADQATTQEDTPVDIAVSGNDSDLDGTLDLNAIQIQTPPQMGQLQDLGNGSLRYTPDENQSGNDSFTYTIADNEGSASNVATVSVIVDTVNDAPTISGTPLLSVDQDQTYAFQPTASDIEHDGLTFSVTNMPAWASFDPQTGRLSGVPDNDAVGQYPNVVISVSDGDQSASLPAFTITVNNVNDAPVLTGLPPTEVLEDSHYGFLPQVTDIDGDALTFSIQNLPVWASFNSQNGQLSGTPDNSHVGTSSGVMISVTDGTETVSLPAFSITVVNVNDAPVGEDMTVTLAEDQNLAILPTMTDVDSVSLSLVLGASPQHGSLTQQGSGWLYTPQADYFGADSFTYQVTDGEGLSAVYTVSITVSPVNDLPVIVSDSYQLTASADGRYYLDVLSNDRDVDQNPLRLHWVTTGKGTASIQNGQVLLTTDQQGVIALKYGASDGEGDIQIGQVKVMIESSHSQPPVIQPPADVTVMATGLMTRVNLGVAKATDSQGKALPVSLVDQAPFFRPGQHTVYWRAVDAAGRESQASQQVTVHPLVSIDKDSVTTEGVTEQVRVYLNGPAPVYPVSLPYTVSGTSDGSDHTLVDGEVMIQQGTVGVLTFDILSDGLAEAPETLEITLSPTLNLGSQSSSVLQIVEGNVAPSVDLSVVQDGESRHLIENSGGQVNVTVSVRDVNTGDSHGYQWEASDHAMADLSPDDERFTFDPALLSPGMYALTVTVTDTGAPAMSVKQRVYLEVSAVLTPLDGSDTDGDLLPDDREGYTDGDTDGIPDYLDAIADCNVIQEQAIVSERYLLEGDPGVCLRKGVTIAGNTLGGAQLLTGEIPADTEVTNIGGLFDFIAQGLPVAGQQYQVVLPQRLPIPAHAVYRKYTTDQGWVDFVTDANNRIASAPGEAGYCPPPGDSQWQAGLQEGDWCVQLTIEDGGVNDDDGEVNGSVMDPGGVGVPAGPNQLPNAVNDHQLLNRNGDILLDVLANDTDADQDPLTLMASSVDFGVVGLMSNQVHFTAPDGFFGDATINYSISDGQGGTASAQAKVTVLDSDYPVAVDDTATTNDRTEVVIAVLGNDSDPDGDQLSVLSAVANRGTVRVNSDQTLTFTPEAGFEGESMMTYRIQDATGLEARAQVRVTTTLSEDNVVKNRGAGSLSVLWLCVLAGLAVVLRRRKGLAFLVLALMSVNTQAAWFIDAELGRSKASDQHPQPVNATVLSQDDSDYGWSLGVGYAFDSQWLVTARYQDQGEGKATLMPDGTTSADFHDQVVKVTPALTSGVALDVRYPLLNEQGMRLLIGGGVYRWEVDYFSEYQGETIRSSDWGVDPYLSVGVDYPLHPQWLVGGKFNRYFLAVNDVSQFTVSLTYQFGQSTLR
- a CDS encoding Ig-like domain-containing protein, translated to MARWITSLALGLAGSHLLIAAASAEEPLSTPKQSRPGETQTAFVSTEMQPNAGLEFDLNTFLEQTNHLKKGIQAGKRVVGELTTGIVGPGSRTGTGSRAGEAMNAAWECYEGICYGGPYDGKICSTDSECNSAPSNSAPTNISLTSTSINQSATASGADVGTLSTTDADSGDTHSYLLVSQGTSASGSCTSDAANSQFQINSATLETGSALSAGNYNVCIQTHDGTTTFQKTFSVTVADDVAPPAPSTPDLSAGSDSGTSDSDNLTNLTTLTFTGTADAGSTVKLFSNQAGGTEIGSATAIGGNWSITISALASNVTHAFTATATDGINDSPASSALNVTIDQVVPTGQSVAFGQLFYTSADVAAASFTFASAEVGTDFAYTISSSGGGPHVTGSGSISNASQSVTGLNLSGLSDGLLTLSATLTDSAGNTASAVTNTATLDTLQPGISGFTSSKNTLKSGETSLISVTLSEISSNFIVSDVVVSGGSLSNFTGVGLNYSAIFTPDPDTETTATLNLPAGIFTDAAGNANTAATQVSIAVDTARPTVAISSDKPALKAGESATLTFTLSESSTDFAVADVTTAGGTLSSFSGSGMVYTATYTPP